The Sesamum indicum cultivar Zhongzhi No. 13 linkage group LG6, S_indicum_v1.0, whole genome shotgun sequence genomic interval aattatgtgaaaaacaTTTCTTTGTGATTTAAAACAAAACGAACAAGTGTAAAAAAGCTTGAAGTTTACCATGTTATTTCAAATGGGCATTCTACCTACAAATATACTTGCTGgatgagagaaagaaagaaacccgAATAACGTACTGGGTGtagaaaaagaagacaaaGAATCCGAAAGCAGCAACAGTCTGATACAGCAAGTAAGCCATAGCAATAAAGGCGAAAGCCCGGTAGAAAAGAAGCCATCGAGGATGGAGGTTCCTCCAGCATGGGGTCCAGAGATCGGGGGGCTTGAGCGAGGCCCTTTCCCGACTGCCCCTCTTGCGGAGCAGGAGGATGGCGAGGGCTGTGGTGAGGAGCAAGATGAGTGCACAAACCAGTACTTGCCACTGCAACCAGTATTTCAATCCCAGGATTTCTTTGGCGTCGGAGTTGTCCATTTGGATTTCCTTAGAGCCTCCGCGTGTGTGAAGAGATTGAAGTCAATACAGATCTAATACAATGGATAATAATTAGAGATAGCAGAGAGTAGGTGGGGAGAAACGGAAGATTGTGATTATGTATTGGACTAGGGAAATCTGGAAGCAGACAGAGTAGTCCCATGGGGTGGGAAGTTTTAGCCATaaacttgaattaattacacaaacaaaatataatttattatatataattttaaaaaaaaataattcatttcataataagtctaatatatttattctaatattGATTGGTTGGATCAAAGTTGATTGAGACCCTGCTACAACAATTATTGCCCAAGAAATAGCTTTAGCCTTGATTGCTTTCTTTAAGTTGCTCTTTTACCCCCATATTTCTTTTGCGAAATACAATACATACACTGCAAAAGAATAAGACCAGAAGTACAAGGACGTATCAAGGTCTATAATGAGTTGGGTTATGTGGGTTTAAAACTAATATGGATCAATCCAAAAAATCCATCTTAGGATGGGTTCAGATTATTAATGTCTAGTATTAGGACGTTTTTAAACCCTTAAATGGGCTGTTagtaaatgtatttttaaattcaaaggaGATAGAATAGATGCTGGATTGgacttgttttatttatttagttattttgataattacatgGGTGGGCTGTGCTTTTGGTTTGAGCTCACAATTAGGGTTTGATTTTGATTGAAGGATTTAGAGAGGATTGAAATTGAGAGTGGGCtgatgataaatttatttaaattaattactgcAGAAGTAGTTTGATttggaattattaaataaggaTGGAGACGAGGTAGCTGCACCAAAAAGAGTTGACATTCATATTGGAATGAATTTTGcacatcaaatttaaaatcgCAAACGTACATGCATCGCGTATTACTAGGAAACTCACATGCCCAATCCCCCATTCATTCAAATTCCACTCTTCtccttcaatatttatttattttattattgattaaagaaaaacacacacccacacccacacccacacccacacccacacccacaccctcacaaaaatagatgaaaagaACAACTGAAATCAGAATAGCACCGGCGGCaatgcatcatcatcatcatcgatGATGAGTGAGTTGAGTTCAGTAGGACGCATAACGGTTGCTAACCACCGTAACCCCTCCGTCCACCGCCAAGTTCTGTCCGCTAACATAACTCGACTCCTCCGAAGCCAAAAACAATGCCGCCTCAGCTACCTGTTTTGTCGTCAATACCACTCCCTTCAAGTTCCCCACTGCACTGCTGTTGGCTTCTATTTCACTCGGCTTCCGCCCATACGCTTTGCACGCTAGCGGCGTCGCCACCCCGTACGGTGAAATGCAGTTCACTCTTATCCCATGCATCCCCAGCTCCCCGCATGCCGACTTTACCAGCCCCACCACTGCGTGTTTCGAAGCCGAATATGCGTGTGGCCCCGCTCCCCCGATGCACGCCGCCACGCTTGCCGTGCAAATGATGGACCCCTTTATCTTCCTATCCACCATAACCCGGGCGGCGTGCTTTATAGTGGCGGCCACGCCACGTACGTTTGTGGCCATAACCTCGTTCAATCCATCCATGTCAAGATCCAATATGCTTGTCAGAGGCCCGATTATTCCAGCGTTGCTGAACATGATATCCAGACTCCCGTACTTGTCCACCGTGTAACTAACACTTGTTTCTCATCTCTTACATCGCAGTGATGATAACTCACCTTCTCCGAGTTGATTGAATCCAGCAATTGATGGGCTAATTCATCTTGAATGTCAGCCACAACCACGGAGGCGCCATGTTCAACAAATAATCTTGCGGCGGCCTCGCCGATGCCACTGGCGGCGCCGGTGATGAGTGCCACTTTACCCTTCAACCTAAATATCATCATgaatgaacatatatatatatatataaatcaattaactATGATGAAGATAgagatatatatttgaataaagaGCTGACCTTGACATGTTGGTGTTGTTGATGAGAAGAATGAGATGCAGGATTAGTAATGTTGGTGAATATAAGGAATAATAGATAGAAGGGTAGGGTGTGTAATGTCTTGGATCTGCTGTCAAGTGGAGTCGGCCCTTTTAATACACAATACAGAATACATGAATTATTATCACTGCTAGTTATTAGGTAGGTGATGAGTAGGATCCAAAGCTCGAGATACAACTAATGCacctatattaatatttcatatgcTTAAATTAGCAgctaccaaaaataaaataaaaagggataattatacttcgATTCTTTGTCTCAtagttatatgtaaattttttgtgattcaaaaaaatatatttaacattatttatttttatctaacaaataagtctattcattgattaaaattcatctaatttgatgatattaataaaaaaaataaaaaaataaaatatatatttacttttaattgacttattactgatattgtaggtcaaattaatctttttatgatcagaTTACCCTCATATGTATTCACGTGTTAATACATATAAGGatgtattttcattattattagtatagtttaattttttaatatgcaataaatcaatcgaggataaatattaatttaattcattttttttttgttaacatcagtaaattcagttaattttgactaacaaaggaaacttattaatttgttagagAGAAATAAACTTTAAGGGTGctagttgtaatttttcaaaccacaaaaaatttatgtctagttatatcaaattttagaaaaagagagtgtaattatcgctaaataaaaattaaataagtactTATCGATGGAAATAgcttgtaaataaaaatatctccCAAATTAACAGAAGAAAGAAATctaaaaagatttataatgAGATATGTCTccttaagttttaaaatagaacttggaggaaaaattggagatgaaaataaataaatatacatatatatatatatacacacacacttgGCACTTAAAACgaactaaataattttatttatctatttttgaaattaatttttatttaattgtaaaagTTGAATTCGGATTTCTCgacaaaaaatagaagaaataagACTGGACTTTTTCTTGGAAAAGTTATGCACCTTTTCTGCATAATATCAACCATTGGTTGAAAGAATTGTGCAACTTTTTggcataaatattataatagttgTGAATCAATTTGCAATTTAAACATTATAATGATTtgagaaaaagttaaaaatgtcCATAGATACTAAGTGTCATatgtcatatattatttttgaattccGTATTCCCATAtacaaattttgtatttgttattGATAGTTTTCGAAATTGTTATTTGCAGACTTGAGGGAGCTTGTTGTATCATAGAAGTGAATTGCCATATCAATTCGGGGTAGCAACTTATAATGGAGGCGACAATCACTTTAAAAAATGTGTGTTTTGTCCATACCTCACGTCTAAATTCATCCCACTTCTTTCTTGTTCATTATTTTGCAACACTTGTAGTTTAATCAAACGTACTTAATTACCTGTTCTTACTAATCGATTACGCCaatcctaattaattaatttcatattatttgaaatacgtaatatatatatattattataattaaatttataactcaACATGCATGCCCAACAATTCAGTGAATTAcatcttaattaattcaatatgtATGAATTcatattcatttaaaataattagaatattaatGTTATATGGTGGAGTTAAGTTTTCAATTTCCTATATTTCATCAACTCTAAAAGATTGCAATTTTTGGGTGTTTGGCTACGTACATTGAATGAATGGCATCAAACTTTAAATACGATTAGATGGTGGAGTTAAAATGTAGATTCCTAGCTCTTGTTAATATTTCATCAACTCTAAGTGATCACTGCCACTTTTgggtgattaattaattttgtaatggcTGCATCGAATCAATGCCGTCCAACTTTAAATGCTActagtgtgtgtatatatatactctatgggatttttttgctcatttctaATATCTCAAGATTAAATTGCATTCTTTCCTTCAATTTTATACCGGAGCTTTCCTTTTTGCAGAAAGGAAATAACTTGCagcattattaattaatttatcagtATCAACAATAGTTggtatactttttttttatcttattcaagaatttaatctaaaagtaaaatcaatt includes:
- the LOC105163001 gene encoding LOW QUALITY PROTEIN: short-chain dehydrogenase reductase 3b-like (The sequence of the model RefSeq protein was modified relative to this genomic sequence to represent the inferred CDS: inserted 1 base in 1 codon); translation: MMIFRLKGKVALITGAASGIGEAAARLFVEHGASVVVADIQDELAHQLLDSINSEKVSYHHCDVRDEKQXVSYTVDKYGSLDIMFSNAGIIGPLTSILDLDMDGLNEVMATNVRGVAATIKHAARVMVDRKIKGSIICTASVAACIGGAGPHAYSASKHAVVGLVKSACGELGMHGIRVNCISPYGVATPLACKAYGRKPSEIEANSSAVGNLKGVVLTTKQVAEAALFLASEESSYVSGQNLAVDGGVTVVSNRYASY